From a single Helicovermis profundi genomic region:
- a CDS encoding DUF5702 domain-containing protein: MNKIKIVNKFKNFRKLNSIGNKGAISIFLLVVFISIIFMFSAYSIVLNLRKMRNSVYRNEIIISNSLFADYDETLFNDYGLTAYRRDNLEKNLSFGMTYLNKRFKFYVTPLEDLANSRKFLEQANEFTLSSIGLEAIKKIDSKINVLANLKKLNSYISRKTKIDKSILKYYNKIYDLNNEYKDLFLYFNDSRNDGKIVPIDIRKSLNKYRNELFRQKKVKYDIYKNLDYLKKEVNNKNLSKEFTIPFIKTIINEKNKLNPNLIIKSINKSNNNVDVFNYVDNLNKNIDENGYFTYDSNYFALSVIEKKSVISKSLWKTILDGLIKKESFDINENNLEEANNYIQYESVLSKEISTKLLESFIFDEYIMGVFFDNVNSKKREYSFTRRENEKLYSKGEIEFIIYGKSFEINRISCNTEIYLLRIISNTIFLITNPKMKENVDMISLGIAGLTDLPYQITKPIVIASWSAIESKIDLNSILKGDGIAVYKTQIGQWKSVLINDNNINKVVLTKNEQNEKKSYSINFYYDDYLRFFLKQLDVNKKIERSKMIIITNYNIKNHHNSTFSDFIIKHRISSNIKNIDSFEGEY; this comes from the coding sequence TTGAATAAAATAAAAATAGTAAATAAATTTAAAAATTTTAGAAAACTAAATAGTATAGGAAATAAAGGCGCAATTAGTATATTTTTGTTAGTAGTTTTTATTTCAATAATTTTTATGTTTTCAGCCTATTCTATTGTACTTAATTTGAGGAAAATGCGAAATTCAGTATATAGAAATGAAATTATTATAAGTAATTCGTTATTTGCAGATTATGATGAAACTCTTTTTAACGATTATGGTTTAACTGCTTATAGAAGAGATAATTTAGAAAAAAATCTTAGCTTTGGAATGACTTATTTAAATAAGCGTTTTAAATTTTATGTTACTCCATTGGAAGATTTAGCAAATAGCAGAAAGTTTTTAGAACAAGCAAATGAGTTTACTCTGTCGTCAATAGGTTTAGAAGCAATTAAAAAAATAGATAGCAAGATAAATGTTTTAGCAAATTTAAAAAAATTAAATTCGTATATTAGTAGAAAAACTAAAATAGATAAGAGTATTTTAAAATACTATAATAAAATTTATGATCTTAACAATGAGTATAAAGACCTATTTTTATATTTTAATGATTCAAGAAATGATGGTAAAATTGTTCCAATTGACATTAGAAAATCTCTTAATAAATATAGGAATGAGCTATTTAGACAAAAGAAAGTTAAATATGATATATACAAAAATCTTGATTACCTAAAAAAAGAAGTAAATAATAAAAATTTGTCTAAAGAATTCACTATTCCTTTTATAAAAACGATTATTAATGAAAAAAACAAACTAAATCCAAATTTAATAATTAAAAGTATTAATAAAAGTAATAATAATGTAGATGTTTTTAACTATGTAGATAATCTTAATAAAAATATTGATGAGAATGGATATTTTACTTATGATAGTAACTATTTTGCCCTTAGTGTTATTGAAAAAAAATCTGTAATAAGCAAATCTTTATGGAAAACTATTTTAGATGGTTTAATAAAAAAAGAATCATTTGATATTAATGAAAATAATTTAGAAGAAGCAAATAATTATATTCAATATGAGTCAGTTTTAAGTAAAGAGATATCGACTAAGTTATTAGAAAGTTTTATTTTTGATGAATATATTATGGGAGTTTTTTTTGATAATGTTAACTCTAAAAAAAGAGAGTATTCATTTACTAGAAGAGAAAATGAAAAACTTTATTCTAAAGGAGAAATCGAATTTATTATATATGGGAAAAGTTTTGAAATTAATCGTATTTCTTGTAATACGGAAATTTATTTATTAAGAATTATTTCCAATACAATATTTCTAATTACGAATCCAAAAATGAAAGAAAATGTTGATATGATTTCTCTTGGAATTGCAGGATTAACTGACTTGCCATATCAAATTACTAAGCCTATTGTAATCGCCTCGTGGTCGGCTATTGAAAGCAAAATTGATTTAAATAGTATTTTAAAAGGTGATGGTATTGCAGTTTATAAAACTCAAATAGGGCAGTGGAAATCTGTGCTTATAAATGATAATAATATTAATAAAGTAGTTCTAACAAAAAACGAACAAAATGAAAAAAAATCATATAGTATTAATTTTTACTATGATGATTATTTGAGATTTTTTTTAAAGCAATTAGATGTTAATAAAAAAATAGAAAGATCTAAAATGATAATAATAACAAATTACAATATTAAGAATCATCATAATAGTACTTTTAGTGATTTTATTATTAAACATAGAATAAGTTCGAATATAAAAAATATTGATTCTTTTGAAGGTGAATATTAG
- a CDS encoding protein kinase domain-containing protein gives MKNNILYSIELDILINLNCHGIASVIDAFVSKNSLYYVLEYIEGNQLDSIEFKIDMFNKSDIIGLVYKLSIIIDYLHSIKPYSVIHCDIKPDNIIVDNFLNIFLIDFDSAFYYNEFLGQNISFGTKEYSSPEQILFPNQINTSSDIYSFGKVVLYIMSGYFIKELFQIAMECTELIPCNRPSSMKYIINKIKLLL, from the coding sequence ATGAAGAATAATATACTATACTCGATTGAACTAGATATTTTAATTAATCTTAATTGTCATGGAATTGCGAGTGTTATAGATGCTTTTGTTAGTAAGAATAGTTTATATTACGTATTAGAATATATTGAAGGAAATCAATTAGATAGTATAGAATTTAAAATAGATATGTTTAATAAATCAGATATTATTGGTTTAGTATATAAATTATCAATAATTATAGATTATCTTCATTCCATAAAACCATATTCAGTAATTCATTGTGATATTAAACCTGATAATATAATTGTTGATAATTTTTTGAATATTTTTTTAATTGATTTTGACTCAGCTTTCTATTATAATGAATTTCTTGGGCAAAATATATCATTTGGAACAAAAGAGTATTCTTCACCAGAGCAAATATTATTTCCAAATCAAATAAATACGAGTTCTGATATATATAGCTTCGGAAAAGTGGTATTATATATTATGAGTGGCTATTTTATTAAGGAATTATTTCAAATTGCTATGGAGTGCACTGAACTAATTCCTTGTAATAGACCTTCATCAATGAAATATATTATAAATAAAATAAAATTACTATTGTAG
- a CDS encoding chromate transporter, protein MKELFSIFKVFFRIGAFTFGGGYAMIPLIHEEIVDNNGWMNESDFLDAIAISQSLPGAIAINIATFVGYKIKGIKGALVSALGVILPSFLIILFLSGILIKNKDNIYLKKAFLGVRPAIVGLIIFSIYKLQRSVEKNIFSISLYIVSVILLIVLGINPIFVIIASGILGYLYYGGKKK, encoded by the coding sequence TTGAAGGAATTATTTAGTATTTTTAAAGTGTTTTTTAGAATCGGAGCATTTACTTTTGGTGGTGGATATGCAATGATTCCCTTAATCCATGAGGAAATTGTAGACAATAATGGATGGATGAATGAATCAGATTTTTTGGATGCAATTGCTATTTCACAATCTCTTCCAGGAGCGATTGCTATTAATATAGCAACATTTGTAGGATATAAAATTAAAGGAATAAAAGGGGCTCTAGTTTCTGCTTTAGGTGTAATTTTACCATCATTTTTAATTATTTTATTTTTATCTGGAATATTAATTAAAAATAAAGATAACATTTATTTAAAGAAGGCTTTTTTAGGAGTTAGACCTGCAATTGTTGGATTAATAATTTTTTCCATATACAAACTACAAAGATCTGTTGAAAAAAATATTTTTTCTATAAGTTTATATATTGTTTCAGTGATTCTACTAATAGTTCTTGGAATAAACCCTATTTTTGTAATAATTGCATCTGGTATATTAGGTTATTTATACTATGGAGGAAAGAAAAAATGA
- a CDS encoding chromate transporter: MIIRLFLIFLKIGLFSFGGGYAMLPFIQNEIVNTWKWIDIDEFVNIIAVSQMTPGPIAVNSATYVGVKTAGFFGAVFSTLGVVIGSFVLVILISKKLETIKKTHILNNVFRGLRPTVIALITTAAYSVAKLSVKGIKDIIIIILVFILSYKYKLHPIILIIISAFIGVVLY; this comes from the coding sequence ATGATAATAAGGTTATTTTTGATTTTCTTAAAAATTGGGCTATTTAGTTTTGGCGGGGGCTATGCAATGCTTCCATTTATACAAAATGAGATAGTTAATACATGGAAATGGATAGATATTGATGAATTTGTAAATATAATTGCAGTTTCGCAAATGACACCAGGACCTATTGCAGTTAATTCTGCAACGTATGTTGGAGTTAAAACAGCTGGTTTTTTTGGTGCTGTATTTTCAACCCTTGGAGTTGTTATAGGTTCATTTGTACTTGTTATATTAATTTCTAAAAAATTAGAAACTATTAAAAAAACTCATATATTGAATAATGTTTTTAGAGGGCTTAGGCCTACAGTGATAGCACTTATAACAACTGCGGCTTATAGTGTTGCAAAACTATCTGTTAAAGGAATTAAAGATATTATTATAATTATCCTTGTTTTTATTTTAAGTTATAAATATAAATTACATCCAATTATTTTAATTATAATATCTGCCTTTATAGGAGTTGTATTGTATTAA
- a CDS encoding FUSC family protein, which translates to MIRIKAFVSKLKLVKEANLLDSKFFVLKTFFAITVAFVIGNNIPLVRRDMISVLFGLILTLEAINVTGVKSGWDQIVASFIGATVTGIIILIFGVNAITVGLSVAFTLYICLIIDWKSISPVALFTAIYMTQNLQIGISGQPSILLTVALRFAALVFGVVVAILFNFIFSLLQYKFLTNKRTAYLLKLLLFDLSSTNEYIIKKDKKLCDNTRAKLVETSNSIEWVYSLFSDMNKEFNHNIKIFGFSNNPVKDKLRLVRHIRIISHLLFDINYILGDRISDIDELNEIYSYISDVINKVMDNLGGLKRVYDGVEKSAILEHNWLVLPKRKFGNGYAFRINQNLIDINKNIRIMAEIINDNK; encoded by the coding sequence GTGATAAGAATTAAAGCATTTGTAAGCAAACTTAAATTGGTTAAAGAAGCAAATCTATTAGATTCGAAATTTTTTGTTTTAAAAACGTTTTTTGCAATTACAGTAGCCTTCGTGATTGGAAATAATATACCGCTAGTAAGAAGGGATATGATTTCTGTACTATTTGGACTTATTCTTACTTTAGAAGCTATTAATGTAACTGGAGTGAAAAGTGGTTGGGATCAGATTGTCGCTTCATTCATAGGTGCAACAGTAACTGGCATAATAATTTTAATATTTGGTGTTAATGCTATTACAGTGGGACTATCTGTTGCATTTACATTATATATCTGTTTGATAATTGATTGGAAATCAATTTCACCAGTTGCTTTGTTTACTGCAATTTATATGACTCAAAATTTACAAATAGGTATTTCAGGCCAACCAAGTATCTTATTAACAGTAGCGTTAAGATTTGCAGCTTTAGTATTTGGCGTTGTTGTAGCAATATTATTTAATTTTATTTTTTCGCTGCTTCAATATAAATTTTTAACTAATAAAAGAACTGCATATTTATTAAAGTTACTATTATTTGATTTATCTTCTACTAATGAATATATAATTAAGAAAGATAAAAAATTATGTGACAATACAAGAGCTAAATTGGTGGAAACATCAAATAGTATTGAGTGGGTATATAGTTTATTTAGTGATATGAATAAAGAATTTAATCATAATATCAAAATATTTGGTTTTTCTAATAATCCTGTAAAAGATAAACTTAGACTTGTTAGGCATATTAGAATTATTAGTCATTTGTTATTTGATATTAATTATATACTTGGAGATAGAATAAGTGATATTGATGAATTAAATGAAATTTATAGTTATATATCAGATGTTATTAATAAAGTTATGGACAACCTAGGTGGATTAAAAAGAGTTTACGATGGAGTGGAAAAAAGTGCAATATTAGAACATAATTGGTTAGTTCTTCCAAAAAGGAAATTCGGAAATGGGTACGCTTTTAGAATAAATCAAAATTTAATAGATATAAACAAAAATATTAGAATAATGGCAGAAATAATAAACGACAACAAATAG
- a CDS encoding glycosyl hydrolase family 18 protein encodes MKKIAIIFLSFALILSIFFIFTINSKYQELKNNIISSYFENHYYINNEEILDNSIIEKNGKILISYNTIKKYIDDEVTLSNSSTRVYFTLRNVEFNAGNTLVDRYIYDYLKSFNLPVIKANNNNYISYDMLSKFYKLRLLKYEKSSNVYVFTDGLKVAIIDKKTKITGRLDKSSITLDKLNTGEKVYLFNSKINENNEYNIIDKNGYLGYIKSENINSINSVDMSIVKKSDRIKKQSNLETVNVMWDQVGSYSKNKNLTDTNYLKGINIISPTWFKINVDGIVLNEASLDYVNRVHSDKKMVWALFSNSFNKDWTSKMFTNEEFKKNTIAQILFYSSVYNLDGINIDFENMNLSDKANFVEFTKELGALLDEYKVYSSLDVTVPGGSDAYSKVLDRKKLSENVDYIMLMAYDEFWASSKVAGSVASANWTEKGIVGTLEEVDTSKLVLGIPLYTRIWEETKLKSGKKVAKSSTLSVKNSSKYITDNNIDIKYDKVSQQNYGEYYKNDKLNRIWFEDSKSFDMRKNLKSKYNLKGYGFWSIEFIDENTWNEIYKIIE; translated from the coding sequence ATGAAAAAAATTGCAATTATATTTTTAAGTTTTGCATTAATATTATCGATATTTTTTATTTTTACAATTAACAGTAAATATCAAGAATTAAAAAATAATATTATCAGTAGTTATTTTGAAAATCATTATTATATAAATAATGAAGAGATACTAGATAATTCAATTATAGAAAAAAATGGTAAAATTCTTATTTCTTATAATACAATTAAAAAATATATTGACGATGAAGTTACGCTTTCAAATAGCTCAACTAGAGTATATTTTACTTTGAGAAATGTTGAGTTTAATGCAGGAAATACTTTAGTTGATAGATATATTTATGATTACTTAAAGTCATTTAATTTACCAGTTATAAAAGCAAATAATAATAATTATATTTCCTATGATATGTTATCGAAATTTTATAAATTAAGACTTCTAAAATACGAAAAGAGTAGTAACGTTTACGTTTTTACAGATGGACTCAAAGTTGCTATAATTGATAAAAAAACGAAAATTACGGGTAGACTTGATAAATCTTCTATAACTTTGGATAAGTTGAATACAGGAGAAAAAGTATATTTATTTAATTCGAAAATAAATGAAAATAACGAATATAATATAATTGATAAAAATGGATATTTAGGTTATATTAAGAGCGAAAATATAAATAGCATTAATTCAGTAGATATGAGTATAGTGAAAAAATCAGATAGAATAAAAAAACAATCAAACCTAGAAACAGTAAATGTTATGTGGGATCAAGTGGGTAGCTATTCTAAAAACAAAAATTTAACCGATACTAATTATTTAAAAGGAATAAATATTATTTCTCCAACTTGGTTTAAAATTAACGTCGATGGAATTGTATTAAATGAGGCATCACTTGACTATGTTAATAGAGTTCATAGTGATAAAAAAATGGTTTGGGCATTATTTAGTAATAGTTTCAATAAAGATTGGACAAGTAAAATGTTTACAAATGAGGAATTCAAAAAAAATACTATAGCACAAATTTTATTTTATTCATCTGTATATAATTTAGATGGAATCAATATTGATTTTGAAAATATGAATTTAAGTGACAAAGCAAATTTTGTAGAATTTACTAAAGAACTTGGTGCCTTATTAGATGAATATAAAGTATATTCTAGTTTGGATGTAACAGTTCCAGGGGGAAGTGATGCCTATTCAAAAGTATTGGATAGAAAAAAACTTTCTGAAAACGTAGATTATATAATGCTTATGGCTTATGACGAGTTTTGGGCTAGTAGTAAAGTGGCAGGATCAGTTGCTTCTGCTAACTGGACAGAAAAAGGTATTGTTGGAACTCTAGAGGAAGTTGATACAAGTAAATTGGTACTTGGAATCCCATTATATACAAGAATATGGGAAGAAACTAAATTGAAAAGTGGGAAAAAAGTAGCTAAATCTTCAACACTAAGCGTTAAAAATAGTTCGAAATATATTACTGATAATAATATTGATATTAAATATGATAAGGTTTCACAGCAAAATTATGGTGAGTATTACAAAAATGATAAACTGAATCGAATTTGGTTTGAAGATAGTAAGTCATTTGATATGAGAAAAAATTTAAAAAGCAAATATAACTTAAAAGGGTATGGATTTTGGTCAATTGAATTTATTGATGAAAATACATGGAATGAAATTTACAAAATTATAGAATAG
- a CDS encoding sensor histidine kinase, whose amino-acid sequence MRKYFNKNRIVISHMLFVASMTTIMGQVYINPFKSQFRIHLGIIVLTILLLLFEEISIIKTNILTGIFIFTFRFLIDYFTESYAIIDLLGKHIPSLIFYVSFGMLLSNFNIRNFKNYPIRLIFLVAMSDILSNMVEAIIRREFLTKNIEFIITSLVIVGLTRASLSFIVYSGIRFYNILVIRDEQMMKLKEFIMLKANLKSELFFVNKSMDDIETAMNRSYSIYNELKNFEYENINENYIGNLKIRMLNLSKDIHELKKDTQRVVYGLEKIMPESIDKEKIYISEIVSILNDSTKKLIDSMNKSIILEFEFEENLCIYDYYPMISVLNNLIVNSIDAIKFYGKICLYIDSDKENIFFKISDTGNGIKEDDINVIFEPGFSTKFDKLTGKMSTGIGLTHVKELIEKHYKGNIKVESDVKKGTTITVSLPI is encoded by the coding sequence ATGAGAAAATATTTTAATAAAAATAGAATAGTCATAAGTCATATGTTATTTGTAGCATCTATGACTACTATAATGGGTCAAGTTTATATAAATCCATTTAAATCACAATTTAGAATTCATTTAGGAATAATTGTTTTAACTATTTTACTATTATTGTTTGAAGAAATTTCTATTATAAAAACTAATATCTTAACTGGTATTTTTATTTTTACTTTTAGGTTTTTAATTGATTATTTTACTGAAAGTTACGCAATAATAGATCTTTTGGGTAAACATATTCCATCTTTGATTTTTTATGTTAGTTTTGGAATGCTTTTGTCGAATTTTAATATACGAAATTTTAAGAATTATCCAATTAGGCTGATTTTTCTTGTTGCTATGTCTGACATACTCTCTAATATGGTTGAAGCAATTATTAGAAGAGAATTTTTGACTAAGAATATAGAATTTATTATTACAAGTTTAGTTATCGTAGGTCTTACAAGGGCGTCATTGTCTTTTATTGTTTATTCAGGCATAAGATTTTACAATATTTTAGTTATAAGAGATGAACAAATGATGAAATTAAAAGAATTTATTATGCTTAAAGCTAATTTAAAATCTGAGTTATTTTTTGTGAATAAATCAATGGATGATATAGAAACTGCAATGAATAGATCATACTCAATATATAATGAACTTAAGAATTTTGAATATGAGAATATTAATGAAAATTATATAGGTAACTTAAAAATAAGGATGCTTAATCTATCAAAAGACATACATGAACTAAAAAAAGACACGCAAAGAGTTGTTTATGGACTTGAAAAAATAATGCCTGAAAGTATTGATAAGGAAAAAATATATATTTCAGAAATAGTATCAATTTTAAATGATAGCACGAAAAAACTTATTGACTCAATGAATAAATCGATTATTCTAGAGTTCGAATTTGAAGAAAATTTATGTATTTATGATTACTATCCAATGATAAGTGTATTAAATAATCTTATAGTAAATTCGATTGATGCCATTAAATTTTACGGTAAAATTTGTCTTTATATTGATTCTGATAAAGAAAATATTTTTTTTAAAATTTCTGATACAGGTAATGGAATTAAAGAGGACGATATTAATGTTATATTTGAACCTGGATTTTCAACGAAATTTGATAAATTAACTGGAAAAATGTCTACTGGTATTGGTTTGACACATGTAAAAGAATTAATTGAAAAGCATTATAAGGGGAATATAAAAGTAGAAAGTGATGTAAAAAAAGGAACGACGATTACAGTGTCCTTACCTATTTGA
- a CDS encoding dihydrolipoyl dehydrogenase family protein — translation MKVYDIIVIGMGPAGMAVSGMASNMGLKVLGIDGEKLGGECLNTGCIPSKSLLKSAYFKDSAEHLNKFGLNLKGDIEVVNPLEIVRNQLKMLTGEGLHNKFSKVDMILKKGYAKFINSNTIKVNDVEYSARTIFIATGTKPMIVPIPGLSEIDVLTNENMFNLDKIPNSLTIIGGGAIGTEMAQAFSRLGSDVTIVQMDDHLIPNGDEEAGKLLEKVFNKEGIKVFNSTTINKVEMQDAKIVTFTSKGNFISDEILVATGRKPVIDRLDLDSAGIKYDKKGIKVDEFNRTNIKSIYAVGDCNGVNLLSHSAMHQGMTSLMHMLKGNDDNSLKRSNFPVPWSVFTSPEVAQVGLSEKMAINKEIDFFIVKEEYKTYARAITDGKPEGFVKIITDKKGKIYGATIIGEAASELIQEWTMAIQNNLTMFNIMMMQHSFPTISILNKSVAEKWMMMLVKNGEMEF, via the coding sequence ATGAAGGTATATGACATTATAGTTATAGGAATGGGTCCTGCGGGCATGGCTGTATCAGGCATGGCTTCAAATATGGGGTTAAAAGTACTTGGAATTGATGGTGAAAAACTTGGTGGAGAATGCCTAAATACAGGTTGTATTCCAAGCAAATCTCTTCTTAAATCAGCATATTTTAAAGATTCAGCGGAACATCTTAATAAATTTGGATTGAATTTAAAGGGTGATATTGAAGTCGTTAATCCACTTGAAATTGTTAGAAATCAACTAAAAATGCTAACAGGAGAAGGCTTGCATAATAAATTTAGTAAAGTAGATATGATTTTAAAAAAAGGCTATGCAAAATTTATAAATAGCAATACTATTAAAGTTAATGATGTGGAATATAGTGCAAGAACCATATTTATTGCTACTGGAACTAAACCAATGATTGTACCTATTCCAGGTTTAAGCGAAATTGATGTACTTACAAATGAAAATATGTTTAATTTAGATAAAATACCAAATTCTCTTACTATTATTGGAGGAGGAGCTATTGGAACAGAGATGGCTCAAGCCTTTTCACGACTAGGTTCTGATGTAACTATTGTTCAAATGGATGATCATTTAATTCCTAATGGCGATGAAGAAGCTGGAAAGTTACTTGAAAAAGTCTTTAACAAAGAAGGAATTAAAGTTTTTAATTCAACTACTATTAATAAAGTTGAAATGCAAGACGCTAAGATAGTAACTTTTACTTCTAAAGGCAACTTCATTTCTGATGAAATACTAGTTGCTACTGGAAGAAAACCGGTAATTGATAGATTGGATTTAGATAGTGCAGGAATAAAATATGATAAAAAAGGTATAAAAGTAGATGAATTTAATAGAACAAATATAAAATCCATATATGCTGTTGGGGATTGTAATGGTGTAAACCTTTTGTCTCATTCAGCTATGCATCAAGGTATGACATCCTTAATGCATATGTTAAAAGGTAATGATGACAATAGCTTGAAAAGAAGTAATTTTCCAGTTCCTTGGTCTGTATTTACTTCTCCAGAAGTTGCTCAAGTTGGTTTGAGTGAAAAAATGGCTATTAACAAGGAAATAGATTTTTTTATTGTTAAGGAAGAATATAAAACATATGCTAGAGCAATAACTGATGGAAAGCCAGAAGGATTTGTAAAAATTATTACGGATAAAAAGGGGAAAATATACGGAGCTACTATAATTGGAGAAGCAGCATCTGAGCTTATTCAAGAATGGACTATGGCTATACAAAATAACTTAACTATGTTTAATATTATGATGATGCAGCACTCGTTTCCAACAATATCAATATTAAATAAATCTGTTGCAGAAAAGTGGATGATGATGCTCGTAAAAAATGGTGAAATGGAATTTTAA
- a CDS encoding response regulator has protein sequence MAQRMYIVDDDKSIRVMIKNIIEDNDLGVIIGQANDGEIAYKQISSIYPDIVLIDLLLPSLDGIEIIKKVKNEINHDMIFIMISEVSSDNMITEAYEAGIEFFISKPINVLEVVTVIKRAIESQNLRNVLNQLKNTYSIDSRKNVTAPITNSSRRNTMKIYSELGITGESGCNDLANIIEIIVNERKTNNHFNKYNMKEIYLELNKRFYSENSIKTIKAIEQRIRRTVIVALNNIANIGIEDFSNYKFEKYSSVLFDFSDIRLEMDYIRGKSKQRGKINIKTFIEGTINLLKD, from the coding sequence ATGGCACAAAGAATGTATATAGTTGACGATGATAAAAGTATTAGAGTCATGATTAAAAATATTATCGAAGATAATGACTTAGGAGTAATCATCGGGCAAGCAAATGACGGCGAAATAGCTTATAAACAAATTAGTTCGATTTACCCTGATATTGTACTTATTGATTTACTACTTCCTTCACTTGATGGAATAGAAATTATAAAAAAAGTAAAAAATGAAATTAACCATGATATGATTTTTATAATGATATCTGAAGTATCTTCTGATAATATGATTACTGAAGCTTATGAGGCAGGTATTGAATTTTTTATTTCAAAGCCTATAAATGTCTTAGAAGTAGTAACGGTTATTAAAAGAGCAATTGAATCACAAAATTTAAGAAATGTTCTTAACCAATTAAAAAATACTTATAGTATTGATTCTAGAAAAAACGTTACTGCACCTATTACGAACTCGTCAAGAAGAAATACAATGAAAATTTATTCTGAACTTGGAATAACTGGCGAGTCTGGCTGCAACGATTTAGCAAATATTATTGAGATAATCGTAAATGAACGAAAAACAAATAATCATTTCAATAAATATAATATGAAAGAGATTTACTTAGAACTTAACAAACGCTTCTACTCAGAAAATTCAATTAAAACAATCAAGGCAATTGAACAAAGAATAAGAAGAACCGTTATAGTAGCTTTAAATAACATTGCAAATATTGGTATAGAAGACTTTAGCAATTATAAATTTGAAAAATACTCCAGTGTTTTATTTGATTTTTCAGATATACGACTCGAAATGGACTATATAAGAGGTAAATCTAAACAAAGAGGTAAAATTAATATTAAAACTTTTATTGAAGGAACAATAAATTTATTAAAAGATTAA
- a CDS encoding NAD(P)H-dependent flavin oxidoreductase, whose translation MKMPSFKLGHLTVNLPIIQGGMGIGVSLSNLASAVANEGGIGIISGAQIGFREKNFKSNNDEANINALVKEIRNAKKLSPNGIIGVNVLMATNNYADMIKTAVKEKVDLIISGAGLPKDLPELVKGSNTKIAPIVSSKRSIDTIIKLWKKRYDKLPDMVIVEGGKAGGHLGFKAEDLINKTFPSIYQITKEVVESVRKIEEQFNAKIPVISAGGIFSGKDILEAFNAGADGVQMATRFVATNECDAHENFKLAYVNANEDNIDIIKSPVGMPGRAIVNEFTESVKNAREKITSCYRCLKQCNPATTPYCITDALIRSVTGDSKNGLIFAGSNAYKVNSIKSVHEIVEEIKKEYFIALSNK comes from the coding sequence ATGAAAATGCCTTCTTTCAAATTAGGACATTTAACGGTAAATTTACCTATAATACAAGGTGGAATGGGAATTGGTGTATCACTATCGAATTTAGCTTCAGCTGTTGCTAACGAAGGTGGTATTGGTATTATTTCAGGTGCTCAAATAGGTTTTAGAGAAAAAAACTTTAAATCAAACAATGATGAGGCTAATATCAATGCGCTAGTAAAAGAGATTAGAAACGCTAAAAAACTTTCACCGAATGGAATAATTGGCGTAAATGTTCTAATGGCAACAAACAATTATGCTGATATGATTAAGACTGCTGTTAAAGAAAAAGTTGATTTAATTATTTCAGGTGCTGGACTTCCCAAAGACTTACCTGAACTTGTTAAAGGTTCAAATACTAAAATTGCACCAATTGTATCTTCAAAACGATCAATTGATACAATAATAAAACTTTGGAAAAAAAGATATGATAAATTACCAGATATGGTTATAGTTGAAGGTGGTAAAGCTGGAGGCCATCTTGGATTTAAAGCAGAAGATTTAATAAACAAAACATTTCCATCAATTTATCAAATTACAAAAGAAGTGGTTGAATCAGTAAGAAAAATAGAAGAGCAATTTAATGCAAAAATCCCTGTTATATCAGCCGGAGGAATTTTTAGCGGAAAAGACATACTTGAAGCATTTAATGCCGGTGCAGATGGAGTACAAATGGCTACTAGATTTGTTGCTACAAATGAATGTGATGCACATGAAAATTTTAAATTAGCTTATGTAAATGCAAATGAAGATAATATTGATATTATAAAAAGTCCTGTAGGTATGCCAGGAAGAGCAATAGTAAATGAATTTACTGAAAGTGTTAAAAATGCGAGAGAAAAAATAACTTCTTGTTACAGATGTCTTAAACAATGTAATCCTGCTACTACACCTTACTGCATCACTGATGCACTTATTAGATCAGTTACAGGGGATAGTAAAAATGGTTTAATATTTGCTGGAAGCAATGCTTATAAAGTTAACTCAATAAAATCTGTACATGAAATTGTGGAAGAAATAAAAAAAGAATATTTTATTGCATTAAGTAATAAATAA